A genomic stretch from Streptomyces venezuelae ATCC 10712 includes:
- a CDS encoding aquaporin has product MTATEPAASDAMAADAPPQPAPGATPPRTPLVARAAAELVGTAALVAIVVGSGIQATGLTEDVGLQLLANSTATVFGLGVLIALLGPVSGAHFNPAVTLAEWWTARRGGAGVDARELAVYVPSQVAGAIAGAILADAMFGEPLVKWSTHDRSAGNLLLGEVVATAGLILLIFGLARTDRLRFAPVAVASYIGAAYWFTSSTSFANPAVTIGRAFTDTFAGIAPGSVPGFIGMQLIGAVVGLALVAVIFPRGKANAG; this is encoded by the coding sequence GTGACCGCCACCGAGCCCGCCGCGAGCGACGCCATGGCCGCCGACGCGCCGCCGCAGCCCGCGCCCGGCGCCACCCCGCCCCGTACCCCGCTCGTCGCCCGAGCCGCCGCCGAGCTCGTGGGCACCGCCGCGCTGGTGGCGATCGTGGTCGGCTCCGGCATCCAGGCCACCGGGCTCACCGAGGACGTGGGCCTGCAGTTGCTGGCGAACTCCACCGCCACCGTCTTCGGCCTCGGCGTCCTGATCGCCCTCCTCGGCCCGGTCTCCGGCGCGCACTTCAACCCGGCCGTCACCCTCGCCGAGTGGTGGACCGCCCGCCGCGGCGGCGCGGGGGTCGACGCCCGCGAGCTCGCCGTCTACGTCCCCTCCCAGGTCGCCGGCGCGATAGCGGGCGCGATCCTGGCGGACGCGATGTTCGGCGAGCCGCTGGTGAAGTGGTCCACCCACGACCGCTCGGCCGGCAACCTGCTCCTCGGCGAGGTCGTCGCGACCGCCGGCCTGATCCTGCTGATCTTCGGCCTGGCCCGTACCGACCGGCTCCGCTTCGCGCCCGTCGCGGTCGCCTCGTACATCGGCGCCGCGTACTGGTTCACCTCGTCGACGTCCTTCGCGAACCCGGCGGTGACGATCGGTCGTGCGTTCACCGACACCTTCGCGGGCATCGCTCCCGGCTCCGTGCCGGGGTTCATCGGCATGCAGCTGATCGGCGCGGTCGTGGGCCTCGCCCTGGTCGCGGTCATCTTCCCGCGCGGGAAGGCGAACGCCGGGTGA
- a CDS encoding ArsR/SmtB family transcription factor, translated as MMTSVDTDLIRVLGDPLRLQIVTLLARETLCTTHLVEETGAKQTNLSNHLRVLREAGVVETEPCGRFTYYRLKPDVIEALAGRFADLAAAARAHADTKRACP; from the coding sequence ATGATGACGTCAGTCGATACTGATCTGATCCGGGTGCTGGGTGATCCCCTGCGCCTCCAGATCGTGACCCTGCTCGCCCGCGAGACGCTGTGCACCACCCACCTCGTCGAGGAGACCGGTGCGAAGCAGACCAACCTCTCCAACCACCTGAGAGTCCTGCGCGAGGCCGGGGTCGTGGAGACGGAACCCTGCGGCCGGTTCACCTACTACCGGCTCAAGCCCGACGTCATCGAAGCCCTGGCCGGCCGGTTCGCCGACCTGGCCGCAGCCGCACGCGCCCACGCCGACACCAAGAGAGCCTGCCCGTAG
- a CDS encoding arsenate reductase ArsC: MTAPLASVLFVCVHNAGRSQMAAGFLRHLAGDRVEVRSAGSLPGDRINPSAVAAMAELGIDISDQKPKVLTTEAAQASDYIITMGCGDACPYFPGKTYLDWTLEDPAGQGVEAVRPIRDEIKGLIEGLIAEIDAKQQA; this comes from the coding sequence ATGACCGCTCCACTCGCCTCCGTGCTCTTCGTCTGCGTCCACAACGCCGGCCGCTCCCAGATGGCCGCCGGATTCCTGCGCCACCTGGCCGGCGACCGCGTCGAGGTCCGCTCCGCGGGCTCCCTCCCCGGCGACCGGATCAACCCCTCGGCGGTCGCGGCCATGGCCGAGCTGGGCATCGACATCTCCGACCAGAAGCCGAAGGTCCTCACCACGGAGGCCGCGCAGGCGTCGGACTACATCATCACCATGGGCTGCGGCGACGCCTGCCCGTACTTCCCCGGCAAGACCTACCTCGACTGGACCCTGGAGGACCCGGCCGGACAGGGCGTCGAGGCCGTCCGCCCGATCCGCGACGAGATCAAGGGCCTCATCGAGGGCCTTATCGCCGAGATCGACGCGAAGCAGCAGGCGTGA
- a CDS encoding cold-shock protein yields MANGTVKWFNAEKGFGFIEQDGGGPDVFAHFSNIAAQGFRELQEGQKVSFDIAQGQKGPTAENIVSA; encoded by the coding sequence ATGGCTAATGGCACCGTGAAGTGGTTCAACGCGGAAAAGGGTTTCGGCTTCATCGAGCAGGACGGTGGCGGCCCTGACGTGTTCGCCCACTTCTCCAACATCGCCGCCCAGGGCTTCCGCGAGCTCCAGGAGGGCCAGAAGGTCTCCTTCGACATCGCGCAGGGCCAGAAGGGCCCGACGGCCGAGAACATCGTCTCCGCCTGA
- a CDS encoding DEAD/DEAH box helicase, producing the protein MNPTRTNGRSSRTRRTGGHSYGSSAGTGRGGRSGSSAAGRSGGPSRSGGYGRRPAAVQGEFAPPKTITPALPAVESFADLALDRRILATLTAEGVSVPFPIQGATLPNSLAGRDVLGRGRTGSGKTLAFGLALLARTAGQLAEPRQPLALVLVPTRELAQQVTDALTPYARAVKLRLATVVGGMPIGRQANALRNGVEVVVATPGRLKDLIDRGDCRLNQVAITVLDEADQMADMGFMPQVTALLNQVRPEGQRMLFSATLDRNVDLLVRRYLTDPVVHSVDPSQGAVTTMEHHVLHVHGADKQRLTTEIAARDGRVIMFLDTKHAVDRLTEDLLRCGVRAAALHGGKSQPQRTRTLARFKTGHVTVLVATNVAARGIHVDNLDLVVNVDPPTDHKDYLHRGGRTARAGESGSVVTLVTANQRRDMTRLMAAAGIVPETTQVRSGEEALRRITGAQTPSGIPVTITAPPAEQRQRGPASRGRRGPAPAARRAAGRRSAGDVAA; encoded by the coding sequence ATGAACCCCACACGCACGAACGGCCGCTCCTCCCGCACCCGCCGCACCGGCGGCCACTCATACGGCTCCTCCGCCGGAACGGGCCGGGGCGGCCGGTCCGGTTCGTCCGCCGCCGGCCGATCGGGCGGTCCGAGCCGGTCGGGCGGATACGGCAGGCGTCCCGCCGCCGTACAGGGGGAGTTCGCCCCGCCGAAGACGATCACCCCGGCGCTGCCCGCCGTCGAGTCCTTCGCCGACCTGGCCCTCGACCGGCGCATCCTGGCCACGCTCACCGCGGAAGGCGTGTCCGTCCCCTTCCCCATCCAGGGCGCGACCCTGCCGAACTCCCTGGCCGGCCGCGACGTCCTGGGCCGCGGCCGGACCGGCTCCGGCAAGACCCTCGCCTTCGGCCTCGCCCTGCTGGCCCGCACCGCCGGACAGCTCGCCGAACCCCGTCAGCCGCTGGCGCTGGTCCTCGTACCCACCAGGGAACTCGCCCAGCAGGTCACCGACGCGCTCACGCCCTACGCCCGCGCCGTGAAGCTGCGCCTGGCCACCGTCGTCGGCGGCATGCCGATCGGCCGGCAGGCGAACGCCCTGCGCAACGGCGTCGAAGTCGTCGTGGCCACCCCCGGCCGCCTCAAGGACCTCATCGACCGCGGTGACTGCCGGCTGAACCAGGTCGCGATCACCGTCCTCGACGAGGCCGACCAGATGGCCGACATGGGCTTCATGCCCCAGGTCACCGCCCTCCTGAACCAGGTCCGCCCCGAGGGCCAGCGCATGCTGTTCTCCGCGACCCTCGACCGCAACGTCGACCTCCTGGTCCGCCGCTACCTCACCGACCCCGTCGTCCACTCCGTCGACCCCTCACAGGGCGCGGTCACCACGATGGAGCACCACGTCCTGCACGTGCACGGCGCCGACAAGCAGCGGCTGACGACCGAGATCGCGGCGCGCGACGGCCGGGTGATCATGTTCCTGGACACCAAGCACGCCGTGGACCGCCTCACCGAGGACCTCCTCCGCTGCGGTGTCCGGGCCGCCGCCCTGCACGGCGGGAAGTCGCAGCCGCAGCGCACCCGCACCCTCGCCCGGTTCAAGACCGGGCACGTCACCGTCCTGGTCGCCACGAACGTCGCCGCGCGCGGCATCCACGTCGACAACCTCGACCTCGTCGTCAACGTGGACCCGCCGACCGACCACAAGGACTACCTCCACCGCGGCGGCCGGACCGCCCGGGCCGGCGAGTCCGGCAGCGTCGTCACCCTGGTCACCGCCAACCAGCGCCGCGACATGACGCGCCTCATGGCCGCCGCCGGCATCGTGCCCGAGACCACCCAGGTCCGCTCCGGCGAGGAGGCGCTGCGCCGGATCACGGGCGCCCAGACCCCTTCCGGCATCCCCGTGACGATCACCGCGCCGCCGGCCGAGCAGCGCCAACGCGGCCCGGCCTCCCGCGGTCGACGCGGGCCCGCCCCGGCGGCGAGGCGCGCCGCCGGACGGCGTTCCGCCGGCGACGTGGCGGCTTGA
- a CDS encoding CBS domain-containing protein, producing the protein MTLVQMQPRPTHGAPAPVPAHPAVADAMATAGPLVCDDMTVEVALAVMAGAHTTHLLVCDSDDQCTGLVTRAQLTAVRESPTYTDRLQLRDLSGAGGPLTSATERDDTPGALAPVLDPVLDPAGAPAPALVLVLA; encoded by the coding sequence GTGACGCTGGTCCAGATGCAGCCCCGCCCGACGCATGGCGCCCCCGCGCCCGTCCCCGCGCACCCGGCGGTGGCCGACGCCATGGCCACCGCCGGGCCGCTGGTCTGCGACGACATGACCGTGGAGGTGGCCTTGGCCGTCATGGCCGGGGCCCACACCACGCACCTGCTCGTCTGCGACAGCGATGACCAGTGCACCGGCCTGGTCACCCGGGCCCAGCTCACCGCCGTCCGGGAAAGCCCCACCTACACGGACCGGCTCCAGCTGCGCGACCTCTCCGGCGCCGGCGGGCCGCTCACCTCGGCCACCGAACGGGACGACACTCCGGGCGCCCTCGCTCCCGTCCTCGATCCCGTCCTCGATCCCGCCGGCGCTCCCGCTCCCGCCCTCGTCCTCGTCCTCGCGTGA
- a CDS encoding SCO5918 family protein, with product MRCVIARFPFDLTKSGVLDSMKGVKPEEIVGASVIIGRRSYPAKQVGEVITRQDRRDFSAAEVLRAMTKLGFTCRGLPQDTMPTRAADPFQHASAMLG from the coding sequence GTGCGCTGTGTCATCGCCCGCTTCCCCTTCGACCTCACCAAGAGCGGCGTCCTGGACTCCATGAAGGGCGTCAAGCCCGAGGAGATCGTCGGCGCGTCCGTGATCATCGGCCGCCGCAGCTACCCCGCCAAGCAGGTCGGCGAGGTCATCACCCGCCAGGACCGTCGCGACTTCAGCGCGGCTGAAGTCCTCCGCGCCATGACCAAACTCGGCTTCACCTGCCGCGGCCTCCCCCAGGACACCATGCCCACCCGCGCCGCCGACCCGTTCCAGCACGCCTCCGCGATGCTCGGCTGA
- a CDS encoding MerR family transcriptional regulator, producing the protein MTADDSYGRLDDDDYPAYTMGRAAEMLGTTQGFLRAIGEARLITPLRSEGGHRRYSRYQLRIAARARELVDQGTPIEAACRIIVLEDQLEEAQRINAEYRRAATTDAPPESA; encoded by the coding sequence ATGACAGCAGATGACTCGTACGGCCGTCTCGACGACGACGACTACCCCGCCTACACGATGGGCCGGGCCGCCGAGATGCTCGGCACCACCCAGGGCTTCCTCCGCGCCATCGGCGAGGCCCGCCTGATCACCCCGCTGCGCTCGGAGGGCGGCCACCGCCGCTACTCCCGCTACCAGTTGCGCATCGCCGCACGCGCCCGCGAACTCGTCGACCAGGGCACGCCGATCGAGGCCGCCTGCCGCATCATCGTCCTCGAGGACCAGCTCGAAGAGGCCCAGCGCATCAACGCCGAATACCGCCGCGCCGCCACGACCGACGCGCCTCCAGAGTCGGCCTGA
- a CDS encoding M23 family metallopeptidase, translating to MTAVLAAGMLTAATVPGYGTDGAGPAPGPQFTPLTAAVMTEPTPFHATDGRTHLSYELLTTNALSSSTKVRLDRVEVRDARTHRVVGSLSGQALADAANPVGDPLPGADAYTPAPPGPTPTVIPGSQQWVIWLDLALDRGQRVPKVLEHHLSGAVVTASGSSPFEETVQITPTGRTAPLNLDAPVRPGTWYSSESCCGNTHHRRGLGPINGRFDVPQRFAIDWYKVGEQGQTWEGDPARLTSYLSYRQPVVAAAGGRVVEVQDGIPDNTPPITPPVPPIEETVGNHVTVEVAPGRYLLYAHLKPGSLRVREGDHVEPGRVLGLIGNSGNSTTPHLHFQVMTTAEFFPTDSPPFTFRKFRVLGQVEPRLWDDNLGTQPTGVLPITPSPYDGPHHARYPLDREVLEF from the coding sequence GTGACCGCCGTGCTCGCGGCCGGCATGCTGACGGCTGCCACGGTCCCCGGATACGGGACCGACGGGGCCGGTCCGGCACCCGGCCCCCAGTTCACGCCGTTGACGGCGGCGGTGATGACCGAACCGACGCCGTTCCACGCCACGGACGGCAGGACGCACCTCTCGTACGAACTGCTCACCACGAACGCCCTGTCCAGCAGCACGAAGGTGCGCCTCGACCGGGTCGAGGTCCGGGACGCCCGTACACACCGGGTGGTGGGCTCGCTGAGTGGCCAGGCGCTGGCCGATGCCGCCAATCCGGTGGGTGATCCGCTGCCGGGTGCGGACGCGTACACCCCGGCGCCCCCGGGGCCGACGCCGACCGTGATCCCGGGTTCCCAGCAGTGGGTGATCTGGCTCGACCTGGCCCTCGACCGCGGTCAGCGCGTGCCCAAGGTCCTCGAACACCACCTCTCGGGCGCCGTCGTCACCGCCTCCGGCTCGTCCCCGTTCGAGGAGACGGTCCAGATCACCCCGACCGGCCGCACCGCGCCGCTGAACCTGGACGCGCCGGTCCGCCCCGGCACCTGGTACTCCAGCGAGTCGTGCTGCGGCAACACCCACCACCGGCGCGGCCTCGGCCCGATCAACGGCCGCTTCGACGTGCCGCAGCGCTTCGCGATCGACTGGTACAAGGTCGGCGAGCAGGGGCAGACCTGGGAAGGCGACCCCGCGCGGCTCACCAGCTACCTGAGCTACCGGCAGCCGGTCGTGGCGGCGGCCGGCGGCAGGGTGGTGGAGGTCCAGGACGGGATCCCGGACAACACGCCGCCCATCACGCCGCCGGTGCCGCCGATCGAGGAGACCGTCGGCAACCACGTGACCGTGGAGGTCGCGCCGGGCCGTTATCTGCTCTACGCCCACCTGAAGCCCGGCTCGCTCAGGGTCAGGGAAGGCGATCACGTCGAACCCGGCCGGGTTCTCGGACTGATCGGCAACAGCGGCAACTCGACCACGCCGCACCTGCACTTCCAGGTGATGACCACGGCCGAGTTCTTCCCGACCGACAGCCCGCCGTTCACCTTCCGGAAGTTCCGTGTGCTCGGACAGGTCGAACCCCGCCTCTGGGACGACAACCTGGGCACCCAGCCGACCGGCGTCCTCCCGATCACGCCCTCGCCGTACGACGGCCCCCACCACGCCCGCTATCCGCTCGACCGCGAGGTGCTGGAGTTCTGA
- a CDS encoding response regulator transcription factor, with protein sequence MTIRVLLADDQALVRAGFRSLLGRAKTLTVVGEAASGEEAVRQAALLEPDVVLMDIRMPGMDGIEATRRVLAERPATRVIILTTFDTDEHVFEALRAGASGFLTKEVEPAELRRAVEIVAAGDSLLSPGVTRRVIERFAHRPRPAAALHALTARENEVVRLVAEGRSNDEIAAALVISPLTAKTHISRAITKLGLRDRVQLVITAYEHGLVSPSRTDGR encoded by the coding sequence ATGACCATCCGTGTGCTGCTCGCCGACGACCAGGCGCTCGTCCGGGCGGGGTTCCGTAGCCTGCTCGGCCGGGCGAAGACCCTGACCGTCGTCGGCGAGGCCGCCTCGGGGGAGGAGGCGGTACGCCAGGCCGCTCTGCTGGAACCGGACGTCGTGCTGATGGACATCAGGATGCCGGGCATGGACGGCATCGAGGCCACCCGCCGCGTCCTGGCGGAGCGGCCGGCGACCAGGGTGATCATCCTGACCACGTTCGACACCGACGAGCACGTCTTCGAGGCGCTACGGGCAGGCGCGAGCGGTTTCCTCACCAAGGAGGTCGAACCGGCCGAGCTCCGCCGGGCGGTGGAGATCGTGGCGGCGGGTGACTCCCTGCTGTCACCGGGCGTCACCCGCCGCGTCATCGAACGCTTCGCGCACCGCCCCCGGCCGGCTGCCGCACTGCACGCGCTGACGGCGCGTGAGAACGAGGTGGTCAGGCTGGTGGCGGAGGGACGGTCCAACGACGAGATCGCCGCGGCACTGGTGATCAGCCCGTTGACCGCGAAGACCCACATCTCCCGGGCCATCACCAAGCTGGGCCTGCGTGACCGCGTGCAACTGGTCATCACCGCCTACGAGCACGGTCTCGTCAGCCCCTCGCGCACCGACGGCCGATGA
- a CDS encoding sensor histidine kinase: protein MSPRPQSGRHARLVDPALALLTAVGIAAGPAAVGAPLSWHGTFALGVILGGLLLVRRSRPVPVLVLSAAVLVGYQSAGLFEGGGVWPLSVALFTAALTRPGLASAVAALALAGGLAVQGLDASETLARGGVELLWLALVTAAASSWRQYGRWRAEHRARLLQLEQTRLVEQRLTISREVHDVVAHTLAVVGVHLNVAVEALDDSPEEARAALRTAIAVRSRAMTDLKTFVGELRDVPQHGLESVADLVAQAEAAGLDVRYDTEGDVEALPAAQALTAYRVVQEAVVNTLRHSDAGRLTIQVQAGPQALVVTVTDDGRSAAGFTEGHGLTGMRERVTALGGTLHVDTGGGFAVRAVLPLADHLTGLAP, encoded by the coding sequence GTGAGCCCCCGTCCGCAGAGCGGGCGGCACGCCCGGCTGGTGGACCCGGCCCTGGCGCTGCTGACGGCCGTGGGTATCGCCGCGGGCCCCGCCGCGGTGGGCGCGCCGCTGTCGTGGCACGGCACGTTCGCCCTGGGGGTGATCCTGGGCGGTCTGCTGTTGGTCCGCCGCAGTCGGCCCGTGCCGGTGCTCGTCCTGTCCGCGGCGGTGCTCGTCGGCTACCAGAGCGCCGGCCTGTTCGAGGGCGGCGGCGTGTGGCCCCTGTCCGTCGCCCTGTTCACCGCCGCGCTCACCCGCCCGGGCCTGGCCTCCGCCGTCGCCGCCCTCGCTCTGGCGGGCGGCCTGGCCGTTCAGGGACTGGACGCTTCCGAGACTCTCGCCCGGGGCGGCGTCGAACTGCTCTGGCTGGCCCTGGTGACGGCCGCGGCGAGTTCCTGGCGTCAGTACGGCCGTTGGCGGGCCGAGCACCGGGCCCGTCTCCTGCAACTGGAACAGACCCGGCTGGTCGAGCAGCGCCTGACCATCTCCCGGGAGGTCCACGACGTGGTCGCCCACACCCTGGCCGTCGTCGGGGTCCACCTGAACGTCGCCGTCGAGGCGCTGGACGATTCGCCCGAGGAGGCGCGCGCCGCCCTGCGCACCGCGATCGCCGTGCGCAGCCGGGCCATGACCGACCTGAAGACGTTCGTGGGTGAGCTCCGGGACGTACCGCAGCACGGCTTGGAGTCCGTCGCCGACCTGGTCGCGCAGGCGGAGGCCGCCGGGTTGGACGTGCGTTACGACACGGAGGGCGACGTCGAAGCCCTTCCGGCGGCCCAGGCGCTCACCGCCTATCGGGTCGTCCAGGAGGCGGTGGTCAACACCCTGCGCCACTCCGACGCCGGGCGTCTCACCATCCAGGTGCAGGCCGGGCCGCAAGCCCTGGTGGTGACGGTCACCGACGACGGGCGCTCGGCGGCGGGTTTCACGGAGGGGCACGGCCTGACCGGGATGCGGGAGCGCGTCACGGCCCTCGGGGGAACGCTGCACGTCGACACCGGTGGCGGCTTCGCGGTCCGGGCCGTCCTGCCGCTGGCGGACCATCTGACAGGCTTGGCGCCATGA
- a CDS encoding DUF998 domain-containing protein, with amino-acid sequence MTKTFSLACFAVAVLAFAISDAVHRGYDPLAETVSRYVNLPHGWLVTVGLLAVAAGSAAVAVRAVGSGWGGWLLHVWAGCVLVAAVFPADPPGNWSRPSLSDGVHGVAAWTGFLALAIAIVRLTVVGRRASAWVSKARGLTVLAWASSVAFVLFAVAFVDRAVLTHTAPLGLAERIVIALNLAWLALAATAAKSPPPASGTMARMTSDLVK; translated from the coding sequence ATGACCAAGACATTCTCTCTCGCCTGCTTCGCCGTCGCCGTCCTTGCCTTCGCGATATCCGACGCGGTCCACAGGGGATACGACCCGTTGGCCGAGACGGTCAGCAGATACGTCAACCTGCCGCACGGCTGGCTGGTGACCGTCGGCCTGCTGGCGGTCGCGGCGGGGTCGGCGGCTGTGGCCGTCCGGGCCGTCGGCAGCGGGTGGGGCGGGTGGCTGCTGCACGTGTGGGCGGGATGCGTTCTCGTCGCCGCCGTCTTTCCGGCGGACCCACCGGGCAACTGGAGCCGTCCCTCGCTCTCCGACGGCGTGCACGGAGTCGCGGCCTGGACGGGATTCCTCGCGCTGGCGATCGCGATCGTCCGGCTGACCGTCGTCGGGCGGCGCGCGTCGGCGTGGGTCTCGAAGGCGCGGGGGCTGACCGTGCTCGCGTGGGCCTCGTCGGTGGCGTTCGTGCTGTTCGCCGTGGCGTTCGTGGACAGGGCGGTGCTCACCCACACCGCGCCCCTGGGACTGGCCGAACGTATCGTCATCGCCCTGAACCTGGCCTGGCTGGCTCTGGCCGCCACCGCGGCGAAGTCCCCGCCTCCGGCGTCGGGCACGATGGCCCGCATGACGTCGGACCTCGTCAAGTGA